One segment of Alnus glutinosa chromosome 2, dhAlnGlut1.1, whole genome shotgun sequence DNA contains the following:
- the LOC133861902 gene encoding exopolygalacturonase-like — MGLELNAATISLLLLLASTATAATRVFDVRNYGAKPNFDITQAATKAWKDACAYPGSSKVVVPAATYRIGTVDFLGPCKGPIEFNVLGSIHSPGDPKYFKGDKWISFGRVDHLTVSGTGEFDGQGRTAWGRSGCSKTSYCIHLPISLRFDYVTNSIVRDITSYNSKQFHINVLGCQNLTFNHVTIKAPETSPNTDGIHIGRSTKINVINSKISTGDDCISLGDGSRDILIQGVNCGPGHGISIGSLGKYQNEQPVSGVRVIGCTLTNTMTGVRVKTWPDSSPGSASDMHFDNIIMNNVDNPILIDQGYCPWNQCKPQIPSKIKISNVSFKNIRGTSRTKEAVQIICSKALPCTNVEIRDIDLRYNGKDGPATSRCVHVNPLIGGHQNPPACTIKTITKA, encoded by the exons ATGGGTTTAGAATTGAATGCTGCGACAATATCATTGCTACTATTGCTAGCATCCACTGCCACTGCCGCAACCCGTGTCTTTGATGTGAGAAATTATGGAGCAAAGCCTAATTTTGATATCACCCAG GCTGCGACAAAAGCTTGGAAAGATGCATGTGCATATCCAGGTTCGAGTAAAGTTGTAGTTCCAGCGGCAACATACAGGATTGGCACTGTAGATTTTCTTGGCCCTTGCAAGGGCCCTATCGAGTTTAATGTTCTAGGCAGCATACATTCCCCAGGAGACCCCAAATACTTCAAGGGGGATAAATGGATCAGTTTTGGACGTGTCGACCACTTAACTGTGTCAGGCACTGGAGAATTTGATGGCCAGGGAAGAACTGCTTGGGGTAGAAGTGGTTGTTCCAAAACCAGCTACTGCATTCATCTTCCCATT AGCCTAAGGTTCGACTACGTCACCAATTCAATAGTTCGGGACATAACATCATATAACAGCAAACAATTCCACATCAATGTTTTGGGATGCCAAAATCTTACATTCAATCATGTTACCATCAAAGCACCTGAAACAAGCCCTAATACGGATGGAATTCACATCGGACGTTCAACCAAGATTAATGTGATTAACTCCAAGATTTCCACTGGTGATGATTGTATCTCACTAGGTGACGGCAGTCGGGATATACTTATCCAGGGAGTAAACTGTGGACCTGGCCATGGAATCAGCATAGGAAGTCTTGGTAAGTACCAGAATGAACAGCCTGTCTCTGGGGTTAGAGTTATTGGTTGCACTCTTACAAACACAATGACTGGTGTAAGAGTCAAAACATGGCCTGATTCTTCTCCTGGCTCTGCCTCTGACATGCATTTTGATAACATTATCATGAATAACGTCGATAACCCTATCCTCATAGACCAAGGGTATTGCCCATGGAATCAGTGCAAACCACAA attccTTCTAAGATCAAGATCAGCAATGTTAGCTTCAAGAACATAAGAGGCACTTCTCGGACTAAGGAAGCTGTTCAGATTATTTGCAGCAAGGCACTACCATGTACGAATGTGGAGATTCGTGACATCGACCTCAGATACAATGGAAAAGATGGTCCTGCTACGTCCCGATGTGTTCATGTCAATCCCCTCATTGGTGGCCACCAGAATCCTCCTGCTTGCACCATCAAAACTATTACGAAGGCTTAA
- the LOC133861276 gene encoding exopolygalacturonase-like: protein MGLELNVPTISLLLLLASTANAASRVFDLRNYGAKPHFDITQAATKAWKDACAYPGSSKVVVPAATYRLGTVDFLGPCKGPIEFNVLGSIHSPGDPKYFKGDTWISFESLDHLTVSGTGEFDGQGRAAWGRSGCSKTDYCIHLPISLRFDYVTNSIVRNITSRNSKQFHINVFGCQNLTFNHVTIKAPEKSPNTDGIHIGRSTKINVINSNISTGDDCISLGDGSRDILIQGVHCGPGHGISIGSLGKYQNEQPVSGVRVIGCTLTNTMTGVRVKTWPDSSPGFASDIHFENIIMNNVDNPILIDQGYCPWNQCKPQIPSKIKISNVSFKNIKGTSRTKEAVEIICSKALPCTNVELRDIDLKYNGKDGPATSRCVHVDPLIGGHQNPPACTMK from the exons ATGGGTTTAGAATTGAATGTTCCGACAATATCACTGCTACTATTGTTAGCATCCACTGCCAATGCCGCAAGCCGTGTCTTTGATTTGAGAAATTATGGAGCAAAGCCTCATTTTGATATCACCCAG GCTGCGACAAAAGCTTGGAAAGATGCATGTGCATATCCAGGTTCGAGTAAAGTTGTAGTTCCAGCAGCAACATACAGGCTTGGCACTGTAGATTTTCTTGGCCCTTGCAAGGGCCCTATCGAGTTTAATGTTCTAGGAAGCATACATTCCCCAGGAGACCCCAAATACTTCAAGGGGGATACTTGGATCAGTTTTGAAAGTCTCGACCACTTAACTGTGTCAGGCACTGGAGAATTTGATGGCCAGGGAAGAGCTGCTTGGGGCAGAAGTGGTTGCTCCAAAACCGACTACTGCATCCATCTTCCCATT AGCCTAAGGTTCGACTATGTCACCAATTCAATAGTCCGGAACATAACATCACGTAACAGCAAACAATTCCACATTAATGTTTTTGGGTGCCAAAATCTTACATTCAATCATGTTACCATCAAAGCACCTGAAAAAAGCCCTAATACGGATGGAATTCACATCGGACGTTCAACCAAGATTAACGTGATTAACTCAAACATTTCCACCGGTGATGATTGTATCTCACTCGGTGACGGTAGTCGGGATATACTTATCCAGGGAGTACATTGTGGACCTGGCCATGGAATCAGCATAGGAAGTCTTGGTAAGTACCAGAATGAACAGCCTGTGTCTGGGGTTAGAGTTATTGGCTGCACTCTTACAAACACAATGACTGGTGTGAGAGTCAAAACATGGCCTGATTCTTCTCCTGGCTTTGCTTCTGATATACATTTTGAGAACATTATCATGAATAACGTCGACAATCCTATTCTCATAGACCAAGGGTACTGCCCATGGAATCAATGCAAACCACAA atTCCTTCTAAGATCAAGATCAGCAATGTTAGCTTCAAGAACATAAAAGGCACTTCTCGGACTAAGGAAGCTGTGGAGATTATTTGCAGTAAGGCACTACCATGTACGAATGTGGAGCTTCGTGACATCGACCTCAAATACAATGGAAAAGATGGCCCTGCTACGTCCCGATGTGTTCATGTCGATCCCCTCATTGGTGGCCACCAGAATCCTCCTGCCTGCACCATGAAATAA
- the LOC133861277 gene encoding uncharacterized protein LOC133861277 isoform X1: MNPGRLFCGLRLYLSKCDLNAGGARCEEGKAIFKDWKGSRFCRKPKSFMCQRKFLTVILRKVLRRDKMRTLRKSKRWRVVLQRALLKKFEAINYGFRFFFNFHKSRK, translated from the exons ATGAATCCAGGAAGACTTTTTTGTGGCCTTCGACTTTATCTTTCTAAATGTGATTTAAATGCAGGGGGTGCAAGATGCGAAGAAGGCAAAGCTATATTCAAGGATTGGAAAGGAAGTCGTTTCTGC AGAAAGCCAAAGAGCTTTATGTGCCAAAGGAAATTCTTGACTGTAATATTAAGAAAGGTTCTGAGAAGGGATAAGATGCGTACATTGAGAAAATCTAAGAG ATGGAGGGTAGTCTTGCAAAGAGCTTTACTCAAAAAGTTTGAAGCTATCAATTATGGATTTAGGTTCTTCTTCAACTTCCATAAGTCAAGAAAGTGA
- the LOC133861277 gene encoding uncharacterized protein LOC133861277 isoform X2, producing the protein MNPGRLFCGLRLYLSKCDLNAGGARCEEGKAIFKDWKGSRFCRKPKSFMCQRKFLTVILRKVLRRDKMRTLRKSKRQEDSGGHQ; encoded by the exons ATGAATCCAGGAAGACTTTTTTGTGGCCTTCGACTTTATCTTTCTAAATGTGATTTAAATGCAGGGGGTGCAAGATGCGAAGAAGGCAAAGCTATATTCAAGGATTGGAAAGGAAGTCGTTTCTGC AGAAAGCCAAAGAGCTTTATGTGCCAAAGGAAATTCTTGACTGTAATATTAAGAAAGGTTCTGAGAAGGGATAAGATGCGTACATTGAGAAAATCTAAGAG GCAGGAGGATTCTGGTGGCCACCAATGA